A window from Mesorhizobium sp. WSM2240 encodes these proteins:
- a CDS encoding DNA polymerase codes for MIKTTLIDARNYDQVLPRLIETVKATPFIGLDCETHDDARHDGLNLFMKVDPVTRKKSPAKKLVFDMRRTVMTGFSIYPENDSHAYYLNLNHADVENRIPWDVAKEVLDAKAGDAFWIAHNAPYELSAFKSVYGYELPEIICTLQMAVSAYGPDEYNENNFKYAGRGAWAKLIPEMMQLCQQGGFDIEKADFTNTRLAELVYSIIGKQSKAAHSYNGYVNELAYGYGLKKAVKSWFGHNMTTFQEVLGDKAHMGQLTGEEVADYGADDAYWALRLFRRLLQYMVDTNRGVTQTFFNQENPMIHLFAQMREVGMKVNYENILARRAQEREEMAETLRKTKVSVRKLLPFSDDYHPGLMKRDSWYQKSADKYRKQVVQWAELPDNDNAYKQCLQVRGAVSNAWAKEEGDPEPKGVNLSHYMPMRTIFYDLTGTKVVVSQNKTQSDAEARGKLIDRFKEEDHETAKNLLVFMGEIASIEQRMKLYLTPYSQLTDPETGRMYPTVTSMLASRRMACEDPNAMQLAKRGESTYVRGFFEGDQDDHLVLSRDWSAVELVIIGELSQDPTFIEAYMQIPHQDLHVGSATAVLGADCEGLTETMFKSLSKHEKVETFLEEFGDKFGNHDRLFTNLKGEQLEPNKAYKYWRTEAGKNSNFNYWFSGWLATIGERMGWSQEKTKMATELYRDRFAVAEQWRVGIIEQLARTGEIHLPDGHRRVRWEATNQWTMAFKQKFDMGAGQELASYNALVHWIAKKIQKRAHNQGVNSVVQGTCATIAKRTALRVMARMKEMGWDFRIMRLMVPIHDELVFSIHYKHVVEGMHMLGECMNNHPDIFKSCKLDSSPAIGVTFEPFDAKKAPAGQIELYEAPKLPGVLPENTEGQRLNDDHVRAVVDYLMFHKRKIREAA; via the coding sequence GTGATCAAGACGACCCTGATCGACGCCAGAAACTACGACCAGGTCCTGCCTCGCTTGATCGAGACGGTGAAGGCCACCCCCTTCATCGGTCTCGACTGCGAAACGCACGATGACGCCCGCCACGACGGCCTGAACCTGTTCATGAAGGTCGACCCGGTCACGCGCAAGAAGTCCCCGGCCAAGAAGCTGGTCTTCGATATGCGCCGGACGGTGATGACCGGCTTCTCGATCTATCCCGAGAACGACAGCCACGCCTACTACCTCAACCTCAACCACGCCGACGTCGAGAACCGCATCCCCTGGGACGTGGCGAAGGAAGTGCTCGATGCCAAGGCCGGTGATGCATTCTGGATCGCGCACAACGCTCCCTACGAGCTATCGGCGTTCAAGAGCGTCTACGGCTACGAGCTGCCGGAGATCATCTGCACCCTACAGATGGCAGTGTCGGCCTACGGCCCCGATGAATACAACGAGAATAACTTCAAGTACGCCGGCCGCGGTGCCTGGGCCAAGCTGATCCCCGAAATGATGCAACTCTGCCAGCAGGGTGGCTTCGACATCGAGAAGGCCGACTTCACCAACACCCGCCTGGCCGAGCTCGTTTACTCGATCATCGGCAAGCAATCCAAGGCGGCGCACAGCTACAACGGCTACGTCAACGAGCTGGCCTACGGCTATGGACTGAAGAAGGCGGTCAAGTCGTGGTTCGGCCACAACATGACGACCTTTCAGGAGGTGCTCGGCGACAAGGCCCACATGGGACAGCTGACCGGCGAGGAAGTCGCCGACTATGGCGCCGATGACGCCTACTGGGCACTGCGTCTCTTCCGTCGCCTCCTCCAGTACATGGTCGACACCAACCGGGGTGTTACCCAGACCTTCTTCAACCAGGAGAACCCGATGATCCATCTCTTCGCGCAGATGCGTGAGGTGGGCATGAAGGTCAACTACGAGAACATCCTGGCCCGTCGCGCCCAGGAGCGCGAGGAGATGGCCGAGACGCTCCGCAAGACCAAAGTCAGTGTCCGAAAGTTGCTACCTTTTTCGGACGACTACCACCCCGGCCTGATGAAGCGGGACAGCTGGTATCAGAAGAGCGCCGACAAGTACCGCAAACAGGTCGTCCAGTGGGCTGAACTCCCGGACAACGATAACGCCTACAAGCAGTGCCTGCAGGTGCGAGGCGCGGTGTCCAACGCCTGGGCGAAGGAAGAGGGCGACCCCGAGCCAAAGGGCGTCAATCTCTCCCACTACATGCCCATGCGGACGATCTTCTACGACCTGACCGGCACGAAGGTCGTCGTCAGCCAGAACAAGACGCAGTCCGATGCCGAGGCCCGCGGTAAGCTGATCGACCGCTTCAAGGAAGAAGATCACGAGACGGCCAAGAACCTCCTCGTGTTCATGGGCGAGATTGCCAGCATCGAACAGCGCATGAAGCTGTACCTCACTCCGTACAGCCAGCTGACCGACCCGGAGACCGGCCGGATGTATCCGACCGTCACCTCCATGCTGGCCTCCCGCCGTATGGCTTGCGAAGATCCGAACGCGATGCAGCTCGCCAAGCGTGGCGAGAGCACCTACGTCCGGGGCTTCTTCGAAGGCGACCAGGACGATCACCTCGTTCTCTCCCGCGATTGGTCAGCTGTCGAGCTGGTCATCATCGGGGAGTTGAGCCAGGACCCGACGTTCATTGAAGCCTACATGCAAATCCCTCACCAGGATCTGCACGTCGGTTCGGCAACGGCGGTGCTCGGGGCCGACTGCGAGGGCCTCACCGAGACCATGTTTAAGTCTTTGAGCAAGCACGAGAAGGTCGAGACCTTCCTGGAGGAGTTCGGGGACAAGTTCGGCAACCACGATCGACTCTTCACCAACCTGAAGGGCGAGCAGCTCGAACCGAACAAGGCCTACAAATACTGGCGTACCGAGGCCGGCAAGAACTCGAACTTCAACTACTGGTTCTCCGGCTGGCTGGCCACGATTGGTGAGCGCATGGGCTGGTCCCAGGAAAAGACCAAGATGGCCACCGAGCTCTATCGGGATCGCTTCGCGGTCGCGGAGCAGTGGCGCGTCGGGATCATCGAGCAGCTGGCCCGAACCGGCGAAATCCACCTGCCGGACGGCCACCGTCGTGTCCGCTGGGAGGCCACCAACCAATGGACGATGGCCTTCAAGCAGAAGTTCGACATGGGCGCCGGCCAGGAGCTGGCATCCTACAACGCGCTCGTTCACTGGATCGCGAAGAAAATCCAGAAGCGGGCGCACAACCAGGGTGTCAACTCGGTCGTGCAGGGCACCTGCGCCACCATCGCGAAGCGTACTGCGCTCCGCGTGATGGCCAGGATGAAGGAGATGGGTTGGGACTTCCGCATCATGCGGCTCATGGTCCCGATCCACGACGAGCTCGTGTTCTCGATCCACTACAAGCATGTGGTCGAGGGCATGCACATGCTCGGCGAGTGCATGAACAACCACCCGGACATCTTCAAGTCCTGCAAGCTCGACAGTTCGCCAGCCATTGGCGTCACCTTCGAGCCGTTCGACGCGAAGAAAGCACCAGCCGGCCAGATCGAACTCTACGAGGCCCCGAAACTTCCCGGCGTCCTGCCCGAGAACACCGAGGGGCAGCGTCTGAACGACGATCACGTCCGTGCCGTCGTCGACTACCTGATGTTCCACAAGAGAAAGATAAGGGAAGCAGCATGA
- a CDS encoding sigma-70 family RNA polymerase sigma factor, translated as MTPFERELLGCTKALMGFAVKLTRCEVRAEDLVQATLLRALEKQHMFQPDTNMKGWLFTIMYNMHVQNYRKDKRMVEDPEGLAVSQFSVQAAQEHREELRDVLDVFNTLNPDQQTALAMVGVLGHRYDETADYMGIAVGTVKSMVHRAKATLEKRYETATRRPSPA; from the coding sequence ATGACACCATTCGAGCGCGAGCTGTTGGGTTGCACCAAGGCACTGATGGGCTTCGCCGTGAAGCTCACCCGGTGTGAGGTTCGAGCTGAAGACCTGGTTCAGGCAACTCTGCTCCGCGCGCTCGAAAAGCAACACATGTTCCAGCCCGACACCAACATGAAGGGCTGGCTCTTCACCATCATGTACAACATGCACGTCCAGAACTACCGCAAGGACAAGCGGATGGTCGAGGACCCGGAAGGGCTCGCGGTCAGTCAGTTCAGCGTCCAAGCGGCCCAGGAGCACCGCGAGGAGCTCCGGGACGTCCTGGACGTGTTCAACACCCTCAACCCCGACCAACAGACGGCCCTCGCCATGGTCGGGGTCCTGGGCCACCGCTACGACGAGACCGCCGACTACATGGGCATCGCCGTAGGGACCGTCAAGAGCATGGTGCATCGCGCCAAAGCTACCCTGGAGAAACGATATGAAACTGCAACTCGTCGCCCGTCACCTGCGTGA